ATTAATTTTTCTTACAATTTGAAAAATTATCGATTTTTGTATACATTTTTATATTTGTGATTAACATAATATAATTTGAAAGATCAATGAGCGAAACTTTAGTAAAGGTTTATGAACAGAAAGAGGTCTCAAGAGGTCAGATACATATAATAGAAGATCGTTGCAAGGGCTGTGGATTCTGTATACACTACTGTCCCCATAATGTATTAGAAGCCTCCAAGGGATTTAATAAATACGGGTAT
This DNA window, taken from Nitrososphaerales archaeon, encodes the following:
- a CDS encoding 4Fe-4S binding protein, whose protein sequence is MSETLVKVYEQKEVSRGQIHIIEDRCKGCGFCIHYCPHNVLEASKGFNKYGYHPPIVKDISKCTFCKFCEDICPDFAIFIVKKEKEGE